A region from the Tsuneonella mangrovi genome encodes:
- a CDS encoding iron-sulfur cluster assembly scaffold protein — MTARSGASLYTPELLALAVSLADYPLSPDLPLTGSARSRTCGSTLTMALECDASGRIVRLGMQVAACAVGQAAAALFAAKAAGADRSHIAATLAEFESWLAGEGDLPDWPGLAPLVPARTYPARHGAMVLPWKAALDALSNRQRGS, encoded by the coding sequence ATGACCGCGCGCAGCGGCGCGAGCCTTTACACTCCCGAACTCCTGGCGTTGGCGGTTTCGCTGGCCGACTATCCGCTCTCGCCCGACCTGCCGTTGACCGGGAGCGCGCGCTCGCGAACATGCGGCAGTACGTTGACGATGGCGCTCGAGTGCGACGCGTCGGGGCGAATAGTACGGCTGGGAATGCAGGTCGCCGCCTGTGCGGTGGGACAAGCTGCTGCGGCGCTGTTCGCGGCAAAAGCGGCAGGCGCGGACCGATCGCACATCGCAGCGACACTGGCCGAATTCGAAAGCTGGCTGGCGGGTGAGGGTGACCTGCCCGACTGGCCCGGGCTTGCGCCGCTCGTTCCCGCCCGCACCTATCCCGCACGTCACGGCGCGATGGTGCTGCCGTGGAAGGCGGCGCTCGATGCGCTTTCCAACCGGCAGCGAGGCAGCTAG
- a CDS encoding patatin-like protein — translation MRQKELRIALVCYGGVSLAVYMHGVTKELWHLARASRAYHGKETHSGVQRVYREMLDHLEREHNLQLRVLPDILTGASAGGINAIFLAQAIHSGQSLEPLTELWLEMADTDKLVAPEALPGWRFAKYWAQPFVRWVLSRPGNAVSESVAPETRTEVRRKVSRLIRGRWFEPPFSGLGFSRLLSDAFAAMAQSRAEAPLLPTGHPIDLIVTATDFRGFLSLLHLHSPKEVEESEHRLPVSFRSRTPHEAGRSLADPLELTFAARATASFPGAFPPLQLAEIDALAAQTGREWTGREKFLERVMPIHVNQGNAEHVSLIDGSVLVNAPFEGAIEALPARPAQREVDRRFVYIDPHPDRFEGLEDEIDRPVGFFTAIFGSLSTIPREQPIRDNLDAIEAQSREATRVRRIVAGLRPEVETTVEKLFGRTLFFDRPTPRRLAGWRAKAQQAAAEQAGYAFSSYAQAKRAGIVETLGNVVFAAAPSLKLPGPEAVIERLANELDERGLHILSAAGGGATPEAIAFFRAHDLAFRVRRLRLLARRLSREWEADPDIPDDALEEARGAIYAILALYFAREDTAALGPDFGRLAERVMEDPGAVLDALGEHRLLPETDIRAEEMLCAALGDMPRELRRRMLLTYLGFPFYDVATLQLMRNEGLTEFDAIKVDRISPNDALSIRPGGAQATLRGTEFYNFGAFFSRAYRENDYLWGRLHGAERMIDLVCSTVDGFHPGDCAEFKKRAFLAILDEEETRLKANEGLVERIRAEVEAL, via the coding sequence ATGCGCCAAAAGGAACTTCGTATCGCATTGGTCTGCTACGGCGGGGTCAGCCTGGCGGTCTATATGCACGGCGTCACCAAGGAACTTTGGCACCTCGCGCGTGCCAGCCGCGCGTATCACGGCAAGGAAACGCACAGCGGCGTACAGCGGGTCTATCGCGAGATGCTCGACCACCTCGAGCGCGAGCATAACCTGCAACTGCGGGTGCTGCCAGACATCCTCACAGGTGCGAGCGCGGGCGGGATCAACGCCATCTTCCTCGCCCAGGCGATCCATTCGGGCCAGAGCCTCGAGCCGCTCACCGAACTGTGGCTGGAGATGGCCGATACAGACAAGCTGGTCGCCCCCGAAGCGCTACCCGGCTGGCGCTTTGCCAAGTACTGGGCCCAGCCGTTCGTGCGCTGGGTGCTCAGCCGTCCGGGCAACGCAGTGTCGGAAAGCGTCGCGCCCGAAACCCGCACCGAAGTGCGCCGCAAGGTTTCGCGCCTGATCCGCGGGCGATGGTTCGAGCCGCCGTTTTCGGGCCTGGGGTTCTCGCGACTGCTGAGCGATGCCTTTGCAGCGATGGCGCAATCCCGGGCTGAGGCGCCCTTGCTGCCGACCGGCCACCCGATCGACCTGATCGTGACCGCGACCGATTTCCGCGGGTTTCTCTCGTTGCTTCACTTGCACAGCCCGAAGGAAGTCGAAGAGAGCGAGCACCGATTGCCGGTCTCGTTCCGGTCGCGTACCCCGCACGAGGCCGGGCGGTCGCTCGCCGATCCGCTCGAGCTGACATTCGCTGCCCGCGCCACCGCCAGCTTTCCCGGCGCGTTCCCGCCGCTGCAACTGGCCGAGATCGATGCGCTGGCCGCACAGACCGGGCGCGAGTGGACGGGACGCGAGAAGTTCCTCGAACGCGTCATGCCGATCCATGTGAACCAGGGAAATGCCGAGCACGTCTCGCTGATCGACGGGTCGGTGCTGGTCAACGCACCCTTCGAAGGCGCGATCGAGGCGCTGCCGGCGCGCCCCGCGCAGCGCGAGGTCGACCGGCGGTTCGTCTACATCGATCCCCACCCCGACCGGTTCGAGGGGCTCGAGGACGAAATCGACCGTCCGGTGGGTTTTTTTACCGCCATCTTCGGCTCGCTATCGACGATCCCGCGCGAACAGCCGATCCGCGACAACCTCGATGCAATCGAAGCCCAGTCGCGCGAAGCGACCCGCGTACGCCGAATCGTGGCGGGCTTACGGCCCGAAGTCGAAACTACCGTCGAAAAGCTGTTCGGCAGGACGCTGTTCTTCGATCGGCCGACACCGCGCAGGCTGGCCGGGTGGCGCGCCAAGGCCCAGCAAGCCGCGGCCGAGCAGGCAGGTTATGCCTTCAGTTCCTACGCGCAGGCCAAGCGCGCGGGGATCGTCGAGACGCTGGGCAACGTGGTGTTTGCTGCCGCACCGTCGCTCAAGCTGCCCGGACCTGAAGCGGTGATCGAGCGGCTGGCCAACGAGCTCGACGAGCGCGGCTTGCACATACTGTCGGCAGCCGGTGGCGGAGCGACCCCGGAAGCAATCGCGTTCTTCCGTGCGCACGACCTGGCGTTTCGCGTACGCCGGCTGCGCCTGCTTGCCCGGCGGCTGTCGCGCGAATGGGAAGCGGATCCCGACATTCCCGACGACGCGCTCGAGGAAGCGCGCGGCGCGATCTATGCAATCCTCGCGCTCTATTTCGCGCGCGAAGACACCGCCGCGCTCGGGCCCGATTTCGGCAGGCTGGCCGAGCGGGTAATGGAAGACCCCGGGGCGGTGCTCGATGCACTTGGCGAGCATCGGCTGCTGCCCGAAACCGACATCCGGGCGGAAGAGATGCTTTGCGCCGCGCTGGGCGACATGCCGCGCGAGCTACGCCGCCGAATGTTGCTGACCTATCTCGGGTTCCCGTTCTACGATGTCGCCACGCTCCAACTGATGCGAAACGAGGGCCTGACCGAGTTCGACGCAATCAAGGTCGACCGGATCAGCCCGAACGATGCCCTGTCGATCCGCCCGGGCGGCGCGCAGGCAACGCTGCGCGGCACCGAATTCTACAACTTCGGCGCGTTCTTCTCCCGCGCCTATCGCGAAAACGACTACCTGTGGGGCCGTTTGCACGGCGCGGAACGGATGATCGACCTGGTGTGTTCTACCGTCGATGGCTTCCACCCGGGCGACTGCGCCGAATTCAAGAAACGCGCGTTCCTCGCGATCCTCGACGAGGAGGAGACGCGGCTGAAGGCGAACGAAGGCCTTGTCGAACGGATCAGGGCTGAGGTGGAGGCGCTTTAG
- the dnaK gene encoding molecular chaperone DnaK: MAKVIGIDLGTTNSCVAVMDGGKPKVIENSEGARTTPSIVAFTKDGERLIGQPAKRQAVTNPDNTVFAVKRLIGRRFDDPVTKKDTELVPYTIVKGKNGDAWVKAGGEDYSPSQISAFILQKMKETAESYLGETVTQAVITVPAYFNDAQRQATKDAGQIAGLEVLRIINEPTAAALAYGLEKEDGKTIAVYDLGGGTFDVSILEIGDGVFEVKSTNGDTFLGGEDFDGAIVEYLADEFKKKENMDLKTDKLALQRLKEAAEKAKIELSSSQQTEINLPFITARMEGGATTPLHLVETLTRSKLEQLVGDLVKRTLEPCKKALADAGIDKGGVDEVVLVGGMTRMPKVREVVEEFFGKKPHTGVNPDEVVAMGAAIQAGVLQGDVKDVLLLDVTPLSLGIETLGGVFTRMIDRNTTIPTKKSQVYSTAEDNQQAVTIRVFQGEREMAADNKLLGQFDLVGIPPAPRGVPQIEVVFDIDANGIVNVSAKDKGTGKEQQIRIQASGGLSDADIDQMVQDAEKFAEEDKKRKAAAEARNQADSLVHATEKQLEEHGDKVSADLKGQVEAAIAEARTALEGDDVDAINAKAQALTEVAMKMGQEIYSKEQAAAADAAPGGEGASENADDDVVDAEFSEVDEDAKN; encoded by the coding sequence ATGGCCAAAGTTATCGGTATCGACCTCGGCACCACCAACTCGTGCGTTGCCGTGATGGATGGGGGCAAACCCAAAGTCATCGAGAATTCGGAAGGTGCGCGCACCACGCCGTCGATCGTCGCGTTCACCAAGGATGGCGAGCGGCTGATCGGCCAGCCGGCGAAGCGCCAGGCCGTTACCAACCCCGACAACACCGTGTTCGCGGTGAAGCGCCTGATCGGCCGCCGGTTCGACGATCCGGTGACCAAGAAGGATACCGAGCTGGTTCCCTACACCATCGTCAAGGGCAAGAACGGCGATGCGTGGGTCAAGGCCGGAGGCGAAGATTACTCGCCCAGCCAGATCAGCGCGTTCATCCTCCAGAAGATGAAGGAAACCGCCGAGAGCTACCTCGGCGAGACCGTCACCCAGGCGGTGATCACCGTTCCCGCATACTTCAACGACGCCCAGCGCCAGGCGACCAAGGACGCTGGCCAGATCGCCGGCCTCGAAGTGCTGCGTATCATCAACGAGCCGACTGCTGCCGCGCTCGCCTACGGCCTCGAGAAGGAAGACGGCAAGACCATCGCGGTTTACGACCTCGGTGGCGGCACCTTCGACGTCTCGATCCTCGAGATCGGCGACGGCGTGTTCGAAGTGAAGTCAACCAACGGCGACACCTTCCTCGGCGGTGAGGATTTCGACGGCGCGATCGTCGAATACCTCGCGGACGAGTTCAAGAAGAAGGAAAACATGGATCTGAAGACCGACAAGCTCGCTCTTCAGCGTCTCAAGGAAGCCGCCGAAAAGGCCAAGATCGAGCTCAGCTCCAGCCAGCAGACCGAGATCAATCTGCCGTTCATCACCGCGCGCATGGAAGGCGGCGCGACAACCCCGCTGCACCTGGTTGAAACACTGACCCGCTCGAAGCTCGAGCAGCTGGTCGGCGATCTCGTCAAGCGCACGCTCGAACCGTGCAAGAAGGCGCTCGCCGATGCCGGGATCGACAAGGGCGGGGTGGACGAAGTGGTCCTCGTAGGCGGCATGACCCGCATGCCCAAGGTGCGCGAAGTGGTCGAGGAGTTCTTCGGCAAGAAGCCGCACACCGGCGTGAACCCCGATGAAGTCGTGGCGATGGGCGCAGCGATCCAGGCCGGCGTGCTGCAGGGCGACGTCAAGGATGTGCTGCTGCTCGACGTGACCCCGCTCTCGCTCGGTATCGAGACGCTGGGCGGTGTGTTCACCCGCATGATCGACCGCAACACGACGATTCCGACCAAGAAGAGCCAGGTCTACTCGACCGCCGAGGACAACCAGCAGGCGGTGACGATCCGCGTGTTCCAGGGCGAGCGCGAGATGGCGGCAGACAACAAGCTGCTCGGCCAGTTCGACCTCGTCGGCATCCCCCCGGCGCCGCGCGGCGTGCCGCAGATCGAGGTCGTGTTCGACATCGACGCCAACGGCATCGTCAACGTCAGCGCCAAGGACAAGGGCACCGGCAAGGAGCAGCAGATCCGCATCCAGGCTTCGGGAGGTCTGTCCGACGCCGATATTGACCAGATGGTGCAGGACGCCGAGAAGTTCGCCGAGGAAGACAAGAAGCGCAAGGCTGCGGCGGAAGCCCGCAACCAGGCCGACAGCCTCGTCCACGCGACCGAGAAGCAGCTCGAAGAGCATGGCGACAAGGTCAGCGCGGACCTCAAGGGCCAGGTCGAGGCGGCGATCGCCGAAGCCAGGACCGCGCTCGAGGGCGACGACGTCGATGCGATCAACGCCAAGGCGCAGGCGCTGACAGAAGTGGCCATGAAGATGGGCCAGGAAATCTACAGCAAGGAGCAGGCGGCTGCGGCCGATGCGGCTCCGGGTGGAGAAGGCGCAAGCGAGAACGCGGACGACGACGTAGTCGACGCCGAGTTCTCCGAAGTCGACGAAGACGCGAAGAACTGA
- a CDS encoding copper chaperone PCu(A)C codes for MNKSLFAAALLAGTLGLSACGQSADKAPVAAPSGIPGMTVSDARMVLNAVPGNPAAVYFNLDYEGDDNLALSRGSVKGATKSMFHDYGMYQGRMQMMDMLPVPMSKGTKLEFKPGGRHLMVMDPPKDLKPGDTAQVTIVVSGGTSQTFPAKVEAAGSES; via the coding sequence ATGAACAAGTCGCTTTTCGCAGCCGCGCTGCTGGCCGGCACTCTGGGGCTCTCGGCATGTGGTCAGTCGGCAGACAAGGCGCCTGTAGCCGCCCCCTCCGGCATTCCCGGGATGACCGTCAGTGATGCCCGGATGGTGCTCAATGCCGTGCCCGGCAACCCGGCGGCGGTCTATTTCAATCTCGACTATGAAGGCGACGATAATCTCGCGCTCAGCCGGGGTTCGGTGAAGGGCGCGACCAAGTCGATGTTCCACGATTACGGCATGTACCAGGGCAGAATGCAGATGATGGACATGTTGCCCGTGCCGATGAGCAAGGGAACCAAGCTCGAATTCAAGCCCGGCGGCAGGCACCTGATGGTGATGGACCCGCCCAAGGACTTGAAGCCCGGCGACACCGCGCAAGTGACGATTGTCGTCTCGGGCGGGACCAGCCAGACTTTTCCCGCCAAGGTCGAAGCGGCCGGTTCCGAAAGCTGA
- a CDS encoding DUF7684 family protein, whose product MELEYVHLGPNKAPPQLPTGPLRVVIVSETMVSDDWRNTIARWLVDGGCLYAVAWGRECERWHDAVDWAVLETFDYGDIPDNRFVMTTWHAEEPLSEALWFAGNCASHPDVELMQTVLLHVADEAKEDEMTATYSASQIDEQP is encoded by the coding sequence ATGGAACTGGAATATGTGCATCTAGGCCCGAACAAGGCTCCCCCGCAGCTTCCAACCGGTCCACTTCGAGTGGTTATCGTTTCGGAGACTATGGTTAGTGATGACTGGCGAAACACCATCGCCCGATGGTTGGTGGACGGCGGCTGCCTTTATGCGGTCGCCTGGGGACGAGAGTGCGAAAGGTGGCACGACGCGGTGGACTGGGCAGTGCTTGAAACCTTCGACTATGGCGACATTCCTGACAATAGGTTTGTGATGACGACGTGGCACGCGGAAGAGCCACTCTCAGAAGCGCTATGGTTCGCCGGTAACTGTGCGTCGCATCCGGATGTGGAACTAATGCAAACTGTCCTCCTTCACGTCGCCGATGAAGCCAAGGAGGACGAGATGACCGCGACTTATTCGGCAAGCCAAATCGATGAACAACCCTAA
- the dnaJ gene encoding molecular chaperone DnaJ, with protein sequence MSSAEIDFYELLQVSRDADGATIKSAYRKMAMQYHPDRNPGDTEAEAKFKACSAAYEVLKDPQKRAAYDRYGHAAFQNGGMGGGDGAGGFGQADFGDIGDIFETIFGSAFGGGARQQPRRGADLRYDMDVTLEEAFHGKTNQIEIEVSQTCDTCNGSGATPGTGTRGCNLCGGMGKVRAKQGFFVVERPCPNCHGRGEVIESPCSDCRGEGRVDRPQALDVEIPPGVDTGTRIRLSGKGEAGPRGAPPGDLYIFVHVRPHAVYSREGTTLVTRIPISFTTAALGDSLEIPDLGGDSHTVKIPAGIQSGKQLRVRGGGMPVLQGRGRGDLVVEIMVETPTKLTKEQKDLLEQFRATETGEECPESRGFFDKLKEAFGG encoded by the coding sequence ATGTCATCAGCCGAAATCGATTTCTACGAACTGCTGCAGGTCAGCCGCGATGCCGATGGCGCGACGATCAAGTCCGCCTATCGCAAGATGGCGATGCAGTATCACCCCGATCGCAATCCGGGTGACACCGAGGCCGAAGCGAAGTTCAAGGCGTGCAGCGCCGCCTACGAAGTCCTGAAAGACCCGCAGAAGCGGGCAGCTTACGATCGCTATGGCCATGCCGCGTTCCAGAACGGCGGGATGGGCGGCGGAGACGGTGCCGGCGGCTTCGGCCAGGCGGATTTCGGCGATATCGGCGACATTTTCGAGACCATCTTCGGATCGGCCTTCGGCGGCGGCGCGCGCCAGCAGCCGCGCCGCGGAGCGGACTTGCGCTACGACATGGACGTGACGCTGGAAGAGGCGTTCCACGGCAAGACCAACCAGATCGAGATCGAGGTCAGCCAGACCTGCGATACCTGCAACGGTTCGGGCGCGACGCCCGGCACCGGCACGCGCGGGTGCAACCTGTGCGGCGGGATGGGCAAGGTCCGCGCGAAGCAGGGCTTCTTCGTGGTCGAGCGTCCGTGCCCCAACTGCCACGGGCGGGGCGAAGTGATCGAAAGCCCGTGCAGCGATTGCCGCGGGGAAGGGCGGGTCGACCGCCCGCAAGCGCTCGACGTCGAAATTCCTCCGGGGGTCGACACGGGCACGCGCATTCGCCTGTCGGGCAAGGGTGAGGCGGGTCCGCGCGGTGCGCCTCCGGGCGATCTCTACATCTTCGTCCATGTGCGCCCGCACGCGGTCTATAGCCGCGAAGGCACCACGCTGGTCACGCGCATCCCGATCAGTTTTACGACCGCGGCGCTGGGCGACAGCCTCGAGATCCCCGATCTCGGTGGCGACAGCCACACCGTGAAGATCCCCGCCGGAATCCAGTCGGGCAAGCAGCTGCGCGTGCGTGGCGGCGGGATGCCAGTGCTGCAAGGGCGCGGTCGCGGCGACCTGGTGGTCGAGATCATGGTCGAGACCCCGACCAAGCTTACCAAGGAGCAGAAGGATCTGCTCGAACAGTTCCGCGCGACCGAGACCGGCGAGGAATGCCCCGAAAGCCGGGGGTTTTTCGACAAGCTGAAGGAAGCGTTCGGCGGATGA
- a CDS encoding MFS transporter, translated as MQGNASASIHEPSAKEIRLVIAASSAGTIFEWYDFFIYGTLAALIGKAFFPADNETLQLLLVWAGFAVGFGFRPLGAILFGFLGDRLGRKYTFLVTVTLMGIATAGVGLIPTAATIGLAAPIIVIGLRILQGLALGGEYGGAAIYVAEHAPPEKRGLYTSFIQASVVGGFVLSIIVVIGSRWLIPAEDFAAWGWRVPFLLSLILLVISLWMRLKLSESPVFQAMKEAGETAGNPFVESFTYPGNKKRIFVALFGITGVLTTIWYTAFFSGLSFLRGPMRVDEQLVEVIMLIGGTISMSFYVIVGKWSDRVGRKLPIVIGAALSLVLLFPIFWGIGALANPGLGQAAQRAPVVVSGPDCHYDPFANKQAAPCGRLLQDLTALGVPYDIAAKPAGFTSQQAKGALDLSMQVGYALYPLGNGANGVNWDDPASHQAAVKQALEANGYDFSTQHPPFVRVVGIIALICALGMLSALTYGSVAALLSEMFPPQIRYSSMSIPYHIGAGYLGGFLPLIAGYIVATTGNAYSGLWYTWVVMAFGLVVGLWGIKGGPPRDFEVSDHELPVSVANP; from the coding sequence ATGCAAGGGAACGCGAGCGCGAGCATTCACGAGCCCAGCGCGAAGGAAATCCGGCTGGTCATCGCCGCTTCGTCGGCGGGTACGATCTTCGAATGGTACGATTTCTTCATCTACGGCACGCTCGCGGCGCTGATCGGCAAGGCGTTCTTCCCGGCGGACAACGAGACGCTTCAGTTGCTGTTGGTGTGGGCCGGGTTCGCGGTCGGGTTCGGTTTTCGCCCGCTCGGCGCGATCCTGTTCGGGTTCCTCGGCGACCGGTTGGGAAGGAAGTACACCTTCCTCGTCACGGTGACCCTGATGGGCATTGCCACCGCCGGGGTCGGCCTGATCCCGACAGCGGCGACGATCGGCCTGGCGGCGCCGATCATCGTGATCGGGCTGCGCATCCTTCAGGGCCTTGCGCTCGGGGGCGAATACGGCGGCGCGGCGATCTACGTGGCCGAGCACGCCCCGCCCGAAAAGCGCGGTCTTTACACCAGTTTCATCCAGGCGAGCGTGGTCGGCGGGTTCGTGCTGTCGATCATCGTCGTGATCGGCAGCCGCTGGCTGATTCCCGCCGAGGATTTTGCCGCGTGGGGCTGGCGCGTTCCGTTCTTGCTTTCGCTGATCCTGCTGGTGATATCGCTGTGGATGCGGCTCAAGCTGAGCGAAAGCCCGGTGTTCCAGGCGATGAAGGAAGCTGGCGAAACAGCGGGCAACCCGTTCGTCGAAAGCTTCACCTATCCCGGCAACAAGAAGCGGATTTTCGTCGCGCTGTTCGGGATCACCGGGGTGTTGACGACGATCTGGTACACCGCGTTCTTCTCCGGCCTGTCGTTCCTGCGCGGGCCGATGCGGGTCGACGAACAGCTGGTCGAAGTGATCATGCTGATCGGTGGCACGATTTCGATGAGCTTCTACGTGATCGTCGGCAAGTGGTCCGACCGGGTTGGCCGCAAGCTGCCGATTGTAATTGGCGCGGCGCTCTCGTTGGTGCTGCTGTTCCCGATATTCTGGGGCATCGGTGCGCTCGCCAATCCGGGGCTCGGCCAGGCGGCACAAAGGGCTCCGGTGGTCGTGTCGGGTCCTGATTGCCACTACGATCCGTTCGCCAACAAGCAGGCCGCCCCATGTGGGCGATTGTTGCAGGACCTGACCGCGCTTGGCGTTCCCTACGATATCGCAGCCAAGCCGGCCGGTTTCACCTCGCAGCAGGCCAAGGGCGCGCTCGATCTGTCGATGCAGGTGGGTTACGCGCTCTATCCGCTCGGCAACGGCGCGAACGGCGTCAACTGGGACGATCCCGCTTCGCACCAGGCGGCGGTGAAGCAGGCGCTGGAAGCGAATGGCTATGACTTCTCGACCCAGCACCCGCCGTTCGTGCGGGTCGTGGGGATCATTGCGCTGATCTGCGCGCTGGGGATGCTCTCGGCACTGACCTATGGTTCGGTCGCGGCGCTGCTGTCGGAGATGTTCCCGCCCCAGATTCGCTACAGCTCGATGTCGATCCCGTACCATATCGGCGCTGGCTACCTTGGCGGGTTCCTGCCGCTGATCGCGGGCTACATCGTCGCGACGACGGGCAATGCCTATTCCGGGCTGTGGTACACCTGGGTCGTGATGGCGTTCGGCCTCGTCGTGGGGCTGTGGGGCATCAAGGGCGGTCCGCCGCGCGATTTCGAGGTGTCGGACCACGAACTGCCGGTTTCGGTCGCCAATCCGTGA
- a CDS encoding CvpA family protein: MTGFDIIVLCVVGVAAIGGFSRGFVQEVLSLAAWGLAIVAIHNLHTPLYEALLPYVDSSTGAATLAFALLLLIPYAGMKLIAGRLGQSTRMSFLGPIDRVLGFGFGAIKGGIVVVCAFALLVLGYDAVWGVTGRPDWITQARTYPLVNSSADAMVQLIDARRQSLQSDDAHSHVRGQ, from the coding sequence ATGACGGGTTTTGACATCATCGTGCTGTGCGTCGTGGGCGTGGCGGCGATTGGCGGCTTCTCGCGCGGGTTCGTGCAGGAAGTGCTATCGCTGGCCGCATGGGGCCTTGCGATCGTTGCGATCCACAACCTCCACACCCCGCTTTACGAAGCCTTGCTGCCCTACGTCGACTCGTCGACCGGGGCCGCGACGCTGGCGTTCGCGCTACTGCTGCTGATTCCCTATGCGGGGATGAAGCTGATTGCCGGGCGGTTGGGCCAGTCGACCCGCATGTCATTCCTCGGCCCGATCGACCGCGTGCTGGGCTTTGGATTCGGCGCGATCAAGGGCGGCATCGTAGTGGTGTGTGCATTTGCCTTGCTGGTGCTGGGATACGACGCGGTGTGGGGCGTGACCGGTCGCCCGGACTGGATCACACAGGCGCGCACATATCCATTGGTCAATTCGAGCGCCGATGCGATGGTCCAGCTGATCGATGCCCGGCGGCAATCGCTGCAGTCGGACGACGCGCACTCTCACGTCCGCGGGCAATGA
- a CDS encoding low molecular weight protein-tyrosine-phosphatase, with amino-acid sequence MSARRPAVLFVCLGNICRSPLAEAAFRREADAAGLTVEIDSAGTGNWHVGNPPDARAQEVALAAGVDISGLRARQLAAADYRRFTHIFAMDAQNLADIRARAPHDATAEMALLLDLVPGREGASVQDPYYDGEEQFEYAWADVSAAARELVAKLAG; translated from the coding sequence ATGAGCGCGCGGCGGCCAGCCGTGCTGTTCGTCTGCCTCGGCAACATCTGCCGCTCCCCGCTCGCCGAAGCCGCCTTTCGCCGCGAGGCGGATGCAGCAGGGCTGACGGTCGAAATCGATTCCGCCGGGACCGGCAACTGGCACGTCGGCAATCCACCCGATGCCCGCGCGCAGGAAGTCGCACTCGCCGCAGGGGTGGACATCTCGGGCCTGCGCGCCCGCCAACTCGCCGCTGCCGACTATCGTCGCTTCACCCACATCTTCGCGATGGACGCGCAGAACCTCGCCGACATCCGCGCCCGCGCGCCGCATGATGCGACCGCCGAGATGGCGCTGCTACTCGACCTCGTCCCGGGGCGCGAAGGGGCAAGCGTGCAGGACCCGTACTACGACGGCGAAGAGCAGTTCGAATATGCCTGGGCGGATGTTTCGGCGGCAGCGCGGGAACTGGTGGCGAAGCTGGCCGGGTGA
- the radA gene encoding DNA repair protein RadA produces the protein MAKVKKRYVCQACGSVSHRWQGQCPDCAEWNTLSEDAPATVFSQKHDLSSGGRPVMFEALDAPSEPLVRRPTGLAEFDRALGGGLVPGSAVLMGGDPGIGKSTLLLQSAATVARTGAQAVYVSGEEAAGQVRLRASRLGLADAPIRLAAATSVRDILTTLAQGEPPALLVIDSIQTMHSDTIEGAPGTVSQVRGCAFELIRYAKENGVALVLVGHVTKDGTIAGPRVLEHMVDVVMSFEGERSHQYRILRALKNRFGAVDEIGVFAMAGDGLEEVANPSMLFLSGREEPLAGSAVFPALEGTRPVLVEIQALIVRLQSGATPRRAVVGWDNGRLAMLLAVLESRCGLNFSSAEVYLNVAGGYRLSDPAADVAVAAALVSALADKPLDRNAVWFGEVSLAGEIRPVAHGGLRLREATKLGFSVGNGPIERAGNSPDLNYAGLNQLADLVDRVMG, from the coding sequence ATGGCGAAAGTGAAGAAGCGTTACGTCTGCCAGGCTTGCGGCTCGGTCAGCCATCGTTGGCAGGGCCAGTGTCCCGACTGCGCGGAATGGAACACGCTGAGCGAAGATGCGCCGGCCACGGTGTTCTCGCAAAAGCACGACCTGTCTAGCGGCGGGCGGCCAGTGATGTTCGAAGCGCTCGACGCCCCGTCGGAGCCGCTGGTGCGTCGCCCGACCGGCCTCGCCGAATTCGACCGTGCGCTGGGCGGCGGGCTGGTTCCCGGTTCGGCGGTGCTGATGGGCGGCGATCCCGGCATCGGCAAGTCGACCTTGTTATTGCAATCGGCGGCCACGGTGGCGAGGACGGGCGCCCAGGCGGTTTACGTCAGCGGGGAAGAAGCTGCCGGTCAGGTGCGCTTGCGGGCATCGCGGCTGGGCCTTGCCGACGCGCCGATCCGGTTGGCGGCGGCGACTTCGGTGCGCGATATCCTGACTACGCTGGCGCAAGGCGAACCGCCCGCACTGCTGGTGATCGATTCGATCCAGACGATGCATTCCGACACCATCGAAGGCGCTCCGGGAACCGTCAGCCAGGTGCGCGGCTGCGCGTTCGAGCTGATACGTTATGCCAAGGAGAACGGCGTTGCGCTGGTGCTGGTCGGCCACGTCACCAAGGACGGCACGATTGCAGGCCCGCGGGTGCTCGAACACATGGTCGACGTGGTGATGAGCTTCGAAGGCGAGCGCAGCCACCAGTATCGTATCCTGCGCGCGCTCAAGAACCGCTTTGGCGCGGTCGACGAAATCGGCGTGTTCGCGATGGCGGGCGATGGGCTGGAAGAGGTTGCCAATCCATCGATGCTATTTCTGTCGGGTCGCGAGGAACCGCTCGCTGGAAGCGCGGTGTTCCCGGCACTTGAGGGAACTCGCCCGGTTCTCGTCGAAATTCAGGCGCTGATCGTGCGCTTGCAATCGGGCGCAACCCCGCGCCGCGCGGTCGTTGGGTGGGACAACGGGCGGCTGGCGATGCTGCTGGCTGTGCTCGAATCGCGTTGCGGGCTCAATTTCAGTTCGGCGGAAGTCTACCTCAATGTGGCGGGCGGCTATCGCTTGTCCGATCCGGCAGCCGACGTCGCGGTGGCGGCGGCGCTGGTCTCCGCGCTGGCCGACAAGCCGCTCGATCGCAATGCGGTGTGGTTCGGTGAAGTTTCGTTGGCCGGGGAAATTCGCCCGGTGGCGCACGGCGGATTGCGCCTGCGCGAAGCGACAAAGCTCGGATTTTCGGTCGGAAATGGTCCCATCGAACGTGCTGGAAATTCACCCGACCTTAACTATGCTGGGCTTAATCAGTTGGCGGATCTCGTTGACCGCGTAATGGGATAG